One part of the Treponema peruense genome encodes these proteins:
- a CDS encoding DUF5312 family protein: MSIFFQNLLNSLFAGNDPEALKKRALRNISKNLLKTKYRFYKPGTHEADPSLAKFFYEIYKVISPAQLMFQSITPAKLKSLVIGMSLSEEQKQLIDGIDENFIKEKAAADGVQKTSQFVEESVSKISDSFDSTFVAKIDSLYSKILCLRNFCLYDFYFLLKKFDGRITEHNFLTQPRFTPINGSYISEDIKEFIDIAWCIPTDQDWDDVFKLLRQAKGIEPITLAVWKKILVRIRNLKERKILEMLVQLVTEDPNYRAEAKSSNQAIAEDYIANIRNQAKKTVSELKAAQTAGKVRSLLDQVFETRNIEKLNYYTEVRSSIFEAKSLGSFKYTEPLAYLRQFILDYAKKYIRELSDILLVRAAWSNQQIAKPMSDAYNYLMEVSTKIAVLDSRISETSDLGSKIKTLMPRAERDKEARNIIGMTIDDINDEAAKIILNSTRHLVTYDKNLKMLLEDSVKKHPELIMNWKEINHFAGENLKNMAIEVYKKIYLFVSLLQNFPVEIVRQD; the protein is encoded by the coding sequence ATGAGTATTTTTTTTCAGAATCTATTGAATTCTCTTTTTGCAGGAAATGATCCAGAAGCCCTGAAAAAGCGTGCCCTGCGGAATATTTCAAAAAATCTTCTCAAAACAAAATACAGATTCTATAAACCCGGCACACACGAAGCCGATCCTTCATTGGCAAAATTTTTCTACGAAATATACAAAGTAATTTCACCGGCACAGCTTATGTTCCAGTCAATTACCCCTGCTAAACTCAAATCTCTTGTCATAGGAATGTCACTTTCCGAAGAACAGAAACAGTTGATTGACGGCATAGACGAAAATTTCATAAAAGAAAAAGCCGCAGCAGACGGTGTACAAAAAACTTCGCAGTTTGTAGAAGAATCTGTTTCAAAAATTTCAGACAGCTTTGACAGCACGTTTGTTGCAAAAATCGACTCTCTTTATTCAAAGATACTCTGTCTGCGCAACTTCTGCCTGTATGACTTTTACTTTTTGCTTAAAAAATTTGACGGCAGAATTACAGAACACAACTTTCTGACGCAGCCAAGATTTACGCCCATAAACGGCTCTTATATTTCAGAAGACATAAAAGAGTTTATAGATATTGCCTGGTGCATTCCGACAGACCAGGACTGGGACGATGTATTCAAACTGCTGCGACAGGCAAAAGGCATTGAGCCCATTACACTCGCAGTGTGGAAAAAAATACTGGTTCGAATACGCAACCTTAAGGAACGCAAAATCCTTGAAATGCTCGTACAGCTTGTAACAGAAGATCCTAACTACAGGGCCGAAGCAAAATCTTCAAACCAGGCTATTGCAGAAGACTACATTGCAAACATAAGAAATCAGGCAAAAAAAACTGTCTCTGAACTTAAGGCAGCACAGACTGCAGGAAAAGTAAGAAGTCTTTTAGACCAGGTCTTTGAAACCAGAAACATAGAAAAACTGAACTATTATACAGAAGTCAGAAGTTCAATTTTTGAAGCAAAATCGCTCGGCTCATTCAAATACACCGAACCACTCGCTTACCTGCGCCAGTTTATTCTTGACTATGCAAAGAAATATATCCGTGAACTTTCGGACATTCTTCTTGTACGTGCAGCATGGTCAAACCAGCAGATAGCAAAACCAATGAGCGACGCCTACAATTACCTTATGGAAGTTTCTACAAAAATTGCGGTTCTTGACTCGCGCATTTCGGAAACTTCGGATTTGGGAAGTAAAATCAAAACCCTTATGCCAAGAGCCGAACGCGACAAAGAAGCCCGCAACATAATCGGCATGACAATTGACGACATAAATGATGAAGCCGCAAAAATAATTCTTAATTCAACAAGACATCTTGTTACTTATGACAAGAATTTAAAGATGCTTCTCGAGGATTCCGTAAAAAAGCATCCAGAGCTAATAATGAACTGGAAGGAAATAAACCACTTTGCCGGCGAAAATCTTAAAAACATGGCAATTGAAGTTTATAAAAAGATTTATCTTTTCGTTTCACTGCTTCAGAATTTTCCGGTAGAAATTGTCAGACAAGACTAG
- a CDS encoding acyl-CoA thioesterase has product MIFKTELKVRSYECDSYSHVNNAVYLNYLETARMDFLNQIGFPYNDVVAAHYYLYVTHIDIYYKSSAFLNDNLVIETTPTKMGAVKGTIHQIIKKTDGTVCAEADVTWASVKEGIPSKLPQEFLVPGLYPEA; this is encoded by the coding sequence ATGATTTTTAAGACTGAATTAAAGGTGCGTTCTTATGAATGTGACAGTTACAGCCACGTTAACAATGCCGTTTACCTGAATTATCTTGAAACAGCCCGCATGGACTTTTTGAACCAGATAGGGTTTCCGTACAATGACGTTGTGGCCGCACACTACTATCTCTACGTAACTCACATTGACATTTACTACAAAAGTTCGGCTTTCTTGAACGACAATCTTGTTATAGAAACAACGCCTACAAAAATGGGTGCTGTAAAGGGAACAATCCACCAGATAATAAAAAAAACTGACGGAACCGTCTGCGCAGAAGCCGATGTCACATGGGCATCGGTAAAAGAAGGAATTCCTTCCAAACTGCCGCAAGAATTTCTTGTTCCGGGACTTTACCCCGAAGCGTAA
- the hflX gene encoding GTPase HflX, with protein MFEIKEEAEKKPRCLLIGAPPKQNEPPEPKELQGLVHTLGMEVADTVVLNRIEPTPSYGIGTGKTHEIADRAKEVQADCIIFDWELDPSKQRNWEKLTSIPVFDRNEVIIRIFAQRARTKEASLQVELARLVYSMPRLSHMYGDLARQRGGSYGAKGSGETQQELDRRQIEEKIIQIKKELEQVATNRETQRKQRARTAAASCALVGYTNAGKSSLLNGLTGADVFVEDKLFATLDPTTRKLPLSEASSALITDTVGFISNLPHTLIDAFKSTLEETSLSNLLLLVIDSSDSECMMQYEQVIKVLEEIGADKIPRLIVLNKFDKICSDHATISALDAAFPGAVKVSAKTHDGFEELMAQITECLLGTVREYSIPLERADVVELIRKNGTIESEEWGESAVKLNARIPGTIDENGKATTRTLSIAMPWSVPC; from the coding sequence ATGTTTGAAATAAAAGAAGAAGCCGAAAAAAAACCAAGATGTCTCCTTATCGGAGCACCGCCCAAACAGAATGAACCGCCTGAACCAAAAGAACTTCAGGGACTTGTTCACACTTTGGGCATGGAAGTCGCAGACACGGTTGTTCTTAACAGAATTGAACCTACTCCTTCATACGGAATCGGCACCGGAAAAACACATGAAATCGCTGACCGGGCAAAAGAAGTCCAGGCTGACTGCATTATATTCGACTGGGAACTTGACCCTTCCAAACAGCGCAACTGGGAAAAACTTACAAGCATTCCTGTTTTTGATAGAAATGAAGTCATAATCCGCATCTTTGCACAGCGCGCCCGTACAAAAGAGGCTTCCCTTCAGGTCGAACTTGCACGACTTGTTTACTCAATGCCGCGTTTAAGCCACATGTACGGTGACCTTGCAAGACAAAGAGGCGGCTCTTACGGTGCAAAAGGAAGCGGTGAAACACAGCAGGAACTTGACCGCCGCCAGATAGAAGAAAAAATCATACAGATAAAAAAAGAGCTCGAACAGGTCGCTACAAACCGCGAAACACAGCGAAAACAGCGTGCAAGAACAGCCGCCGCCTCGTGCGCACTTGTAGGGTACACCAACGCAGGAAAATCCAGTCTTTTGAACGGGCTTACGGGCGCTGACGTTTTTGTAGAAGACAAGCTCTTTGCAACACTGGACCCTACGACAAGAAAACTGCCGCTTTCAGAAGCATCGTCGGCACTTATTACGGACACAGTCGGTTTTATTTCAAACCTGCCTCACACGCTCATAGACGCATTTAAGTCCACGCTCGAAGAAACATCGCTTTCAAACCTGCTGCTTCTTGTAATTGACTCAAGCGATTCGGAATGCATGATGCAGTACGAACAGGTTATAAAGGTTCTTGAAGAAATAGGCGCAGACAAAATACCGCGGCTTATTGTGCTCAATAAGTTTGACAAAATCTGCAGCGACCACGCAACAATTTCGGCACTTGACGCGGCTTTTCCGGGCGCTGTAAAAGTAAGTGCAAAAACACACGACGGCTTTGAAGAACTCATGGCACAGATAACGGAATGCCTTCTTGGAACCGTACGCGAATATTCAATTCCGCTCGAAAGGGCCGACGTAGTTGAACTTATCCGCAAAAACGGAACAATCGAGTCAGAAGAATGGGGAGAATCTGCCGTAAAGCTGAATGCAAGAATTCCCGGAACAATAGACGAAAACGGAAAAGCCACAACCAGAACGCTTTCTATAGCAATGCCCTGGAGTGTCCCATGCTGA
- a CDS encoding flagellar basal body-associated FliL family protein, translating to MLNRILAATAALLAAVLITVTAVRFRTSADKIGLDYRKADPPPAKVVARSTRQKSGAVDSFTELGRLRALTKPNPDTGDATVVIVSPWFSYPAGDTVLFEEMSQKDRQLKSLVLEYFSSMTEDELRLHGENKIKDDLKAAVNSNLVLGKITAVYFDEYIFIGSL from the coding sequence ATGCTGAACAGAATTCTTGCCGCAACTGCCGCACTGCTCGCTGCAGTTCTAATTACAGTCACAGCCGTAAGATTCAGAACTTCGGCAGACAAAATCGGTCTTGACTACAGAAAAGCAGATCCACCGCCCGCAAAAGTTGTTGCCAGAAGTACACGCCAGAAAAGCGGTGCCGTAGACTCTTTTACAGAACTGGGACGGCTCCGTGCGTTAACAAAACCAAACCCTGACACAGGAGATGCAACGGTTGTAATTGTATCGCCGTGGTTTTCGTATCCTGCGGGAGACACTGTTCTGTTCGAAGAAATGTCGCAGAAAGACAGGCAGCTCAAGTCCCTGGTACTGGAATATTTTTCTTCAATGACAGAAGACGAACTCAGGCTTCACGGTGAAAACAAAATAAAGGATGACTTAAAAGCCGCAGTAAATTCAAACCTTGTGCTGGGAAAAATAACCGCCGTATACTTTGACGAATACATTTTTATCGGCTCACTGTAA
- a CDS encoding RNA polymerase sigma factor, with translation MSKETDEKAALKRDRILVKEAVAGKPEAFAQLMSLYQNRVHAVGMSFFHNLTDTEDFVQEVFIKAFTNLASFRGESRFSTWLTRIAYTTAINAKNRVKEYETLTDEDFIKSPSLTPEDEHIRSATIDSIREAVQNLPERYGICLDMYFFYDLSHEEIARITGFPINTIKSHIFRAKKILCKKLSGLK, from the coding sequence ATGAGCAAAGAGACTGACGAAAAAGCCGCTCTCAAACGTGACAGAATTCTTGTAAAGGAAGCGGTCGCTGGCAAACCGGAAGCTTTTGCACAACTCATGTCGCTGTACCAGAACAGGGTACATGCTGTTGGCATGAGTTTTTTCCACAATCTTACAGATACAGAAGATTTTGTTCAGGAAGTTTTTATAAAGGCTTTTACAAACCTTGCCTCATTCCGTGGGGAAAGCCGTTTTTCTACCTGGCTTACACGCATTGCATACACAACTGCAATAAACGCAAAAAACCGCGTTAAAGAATACGAAACACTTACCGACGAAGATTTTATAAAATCACCCTCGCTCACTCCCGAAGACGAACATATCAGGAGCGCAACAATAGATTCTATCCGCGAAGCAGTGCAAAACCTTCCTGAACGCTATGGAATCTGCCTGGATATGTACTTTTTTTACGACTTGAGTCACGAAGAAATTGCGCGCATTACGGGATTCCCCATAAATACAATAAAATCACATATATTCCGTGCAAAAAAAATTCTTTGTAAAAAGCTCAGCGGCTTAAAATAA
- a CDS encoding anti-sigma factor — MNKKCEFYMDSYLSLDKGERVPLKLTAHLLFCPECRRQIKAMSRARKITTQALDIPVPLESDTIAKVLEQIIPQAEPKNNRVKLPQWIITGILLLVCIVAFGFIAQSSSNKLIIFYAYMFFAAGISAYCALFVGTNLDFFVKKISTKKHAGRA; from the coding sequence ATGAACAAGAAATGCGAATTCTACATGGACAGTTATCTTTCACTGGATAAAGGTGAACGTGTTCCGCTTAAACTTACAGCACATCTTCTTTTTTGTCCGGAATGCCGCCGACAGATAAAAGCAATGTCACGTGCCCGAAAAATCACCACGCAGGCACTGGATATACCGGTTCCGCTTGAGTCAGACACAATAGCAAAAGTCCTTGAACAGATTATTCCCCAGGCTGAACCCAAAAACAACCGCGTTAAGCTTCCGCAGTGGATTATTACCGGAATTCTGCTTCTTGTCTGCATCGTTGCATTCGGCTTTATAGCGCAGTCTTCTTCAAACAAACTGATTATTTTCTACGCTTACATGTTCTTTGCAGCGGGAATTTCTGCTTACTGCGCGCTTTTTGTAGGAACAAACCTAGACTTTTTTGTAAAAAAGATAAGCACCAAAAAACACGCCGGCCGTGCTTAA
- a CDS encoding SAM-dependent methyltransferase: MPSKQNSYSKPDFWSQKAFREGYPARSVYKLEEIDKKFGMLKKGYTVLDLGSAPGSWTTWLLRNLGQSGKVVSVDLNPLAKSVKGDNLVFFQGDLLSEEIRTQITANGPYDLVVCDAAPLTTGNRTIDTARSKALVDMAIWYAQAMLKKGGNFCVKIFQNGDQQKQLIKMRETFTSAKGFKPEACRTESFETYLIGLNKK, encoded by the coding sequence ATGCCGTCTAAACAAAACAGTTACAGCAAGCCCGATTTTTGGTCACAGAAAGCGTTTCGTGAAGGTTATCCTGCCAGAAGCGTATACAAACTAGAAGAAATCGACAAAAAATTCGGAATGCTTAAAAAAGGATATACAGTTCTCGACCTTGGTTCCGCTCCGGGAAGCTGGACCACGTGGCTTTTGCGCAATCTTGGCCAGAGCGGAAAGGTTGTGTCAGTTGATTTGAATCCGCTTGCAAAGTCCGTAAAAGGAGATAACCTTGTGTTCTTTCAGGGTGACCTTCTGAGCGAAGAAATACGCACGCAGATAACGGCAAACGGCCCGTACGACCTTGTTGTATGCGACGCAGCCCCACTGACTACAGGAAACAGAACAATAGATACAGCCCGCTCAAAGGCACTGGTAGACATGGCAATCTGGTATGCCCAGGCTATGCTCAAAAAAGGCGGAAACTTCTGCGTAAAGATTTTCCAGAACGGCGACCAGCAGAAGCAGCTCATTAAAATGCGTGAAACATTCACTTCTGCAAAAGGCTTTAAACCCGAAGCCTGCCGCACAGAATC